A stretch of Mycobacterium sp. ITM-2016-00316 DNA encodes these proteins:
- a CDS encoding P-II family nitrogen regulator, whose amino-acid sequence MKLITAIVKPFTLEDVKTGLEQTGILGMTVSEVQGYGRQKGHTEVYRGAEYSVDFVPKVRVEVVVDDSAVDKVVDVIVQAARTGKIGDGKVWVSPVETVVRVRTGERGVDAL is encoded by the coding sequence ATGAAACTGATCACTGCGATCGTCAAACCGTTCACTCTCGAAGACGTCAAGACGGGCCTGGAGCAGACGGGCATCCTCGGAATGACCGTCAGCGAGGTGCAGGGCTACGGACGCCAGAAGGGGCACACCGAGGTCTACCGGGGCGCCGAATACTCGGTGGACTTCGTGCCGAAGGTCCGTGTCGAGGTCGTCGTCGACGACTCCGCCGTGGACAAGGTGGTGGACGTCATCGTGCAGGCGGCCCGCACCGGAAAGATCGGTGACGGCAAGGTGTGGGTGAGCCCCGTGGAGACCGTCGTGCGCGTGCGCACCGGTGAGCGGGGAGTCGACGCGCTCTAG
- a CDS encoding [protein-PII] uridylyltransferase — MTDQTPDPAAGASRWEAPAAGSPRPATDLAKASKQLLDVGGKQLDSAALRDALLDLNEFWLSTKAAEIGITATSGFAIVATGGLGRGELLPYSDLDLMLLHDNMPAEAVSRVAELLWYPLWDANIHIDHSVRTVPEALKVAGEDISAGMAMLDARHIAGDAELSALLTGGARRQWRIGIASRYEELVAHTQARWERSGQIAHRAEPDLKNGRGGLRDVQLLNGLAIAQLADVYPSRLLASPTGTLGEAHLSLLNVRTELHRVSKRGREQVLAQYADEIGAALRIGDRFDLARTISDAARTISYYVDAGIRTAGNALPRRGFAALRRPARRPLDEGVIEFNGEVILARDAKPERDPGLILRVAAASATTALPIAASTLSRLAGAAPELRTPWPREALKDLLVLLSAGPAAVNTVEALDRTGLWGRLFPEWGAVRDLPPRDVVHIWTVDRHLVETVSRASAFTTRVSRPDLLVLGALVHDIGKGRGGDHSVIGAELATQIGTRLGLWPSDVEVLSKIVRYHLLLPDTATRRDLQDPKTIATVVDALGGDYQLLELLHVLAEADSLATGPGVWGDWKSSLIGDLVRRCRLVMAGEPLPTPDPIDPRYLELAAGGVVHVEMVPGEGPHIHNVTMIAPDRRGLLSKAAGVLALNALRVHSASVNSRDGVAINTFAVSPHFGTPPAAELLRQQFILALDGQLDVIETLERRDLESAAAAPHRAGETPASVPVNHTIAPPRILWTDGGAPGEFFVQVRATDRPGLLSRLTAVIERDGLDINWAKVTTLGSVVIDVFSITVPALAAGGDAAKIAEARAELERDLYAMLPAPPPKKVSEAS, encoded by the coding sequence ATGACTGATCAGACACCAGATCCCGCTGCCGGCGCTTCCCGATGGGAAGCGCCGGCAGCGGGATCGCCGCGTCCGGCCACCGATCTGGCCAAGGCGTCCAAGCAACTGCTCGACGTCGGTGGCAAGCAACTGGATTCGGCCGCACTCCGGGACGCGCTGCTGGATCTCAACGAATTCTGGTTGTCCACCAAGGCAGCCGAGATCGGGATCACCGCCACCAGCGGGTTCGCCATCGTCGCCACCGGTGGCCTGGGTCGAGGCGAGCTGCTGCCGTACTCCGACCTGGATCTCATGCTGTTGCACGACAACATGCCGGCCGAGGCCGTCAGCCGGGTCGCCGAACTGCTCTGGTACCCGCTGTGGGATGCCAACATCCACATCGACCACAGCGTGCGCACCGTCCCCGAGGCGCTGAAGGTGGCCGGTGAGGACATCTCCGCCGGAATGGCCATGCTCGATGCCCGCCACATCGCCGGGGACGCCGAACTGTCCGCGCTGCTGACCGGCGGCGCGCGACGCCAGTGGCGGATCGGAATCGCTTCGCGCTACGAGGAACTCGTCGCGCACACCCAGGCCCGCTGGGAGCGCAGCGGGCAGATCGCGCACCGCGCCGAACCCGACCTCAAGAACGGCCGCGGCGGCCTGCGCGACGTGCAGCTGCTCAACGGCCTGGCCATCGCCCAACTCGCGGACGTCTACCCGAGCCGGCTGCTGGCCTCACCCACCGGCACCCTCGGCGAGGCACACCTGTCGCTGCTCAACGTCCGCACCGAACTGCACCGCGTCTCCAAGCGGGGCCGCGAACAGGTGCTGGCCCAGTACGCCGACGAGATCGGCGCGGCCCTGCGCATCGGGGACCGCTTCGATCTGGCCCGCACCATCTCCGATGCGGCCCGCACCATCAGCTACTACGTCGACGCCGGCATCCGCACCGCGGGGAATGCCCTGCCGCGCCGCGGATTTGCCGCATTGCGCCGCCCCGCCCGCAGACCGCTGGACGAGGGCGTCATCGAGTTCAACGGTGAGGTGATCCTGGCTCGCGACGCGAAACCCGAACGCGATCCGGGCCTGATCCTGCGGGTGGCCGCCGCCTCGGCCACCACTGCGCTGCCGATCGCCGCGTCCACACTGAGCCGGTTGGCCGGAGCCGCACCCGAACTGCGCACCCCGTGGCCGCGCGAGGCGCTCAAGGACCTGCTGGTGCTGCTGTCGGCGGGGCCGGCGGCGGTGAACACCGTGGAGGCACTGGACCGCACCGGGCTGTGGGGCCGGTTGTTCCCCGAGTGGGGAGCGGTGCGCGACCTGCCGCCCCGCGATGTCGTGCACATCTGGACCGTCGACCGTCATCTGGTCGAAACCGTCTCCCGGGCAAGCGCATTCACCACCCGCGTGTCTCGGCCTGACCTGCTGGTGCTCGGTGCGCTGGTGCACGACATCGGCAAGGGGCGCGGTGGCGATCACAGCGTCATCGGCGCCGAACTGGCCACCCAGATCGGCACCCGGCTGGGCCTGTGGCCCTCCGATGTCGAGGTGCTGTCGAAGATCGTGCGCTACCACCTGCTGTTGCCCGACACCGCCACCCGCCGAGACTTACAGGATCCCAAGACCATTGCCACCGTGGTCGATGCCCTCGGCGGCGACTACCAGCTGCTGGAACTGCTACACGTGCTGGCCGAGGCGGACTCGCTGGCCACCGGTCCCGGGGTCTGGGGTGATTGGAAGTCCTCGCTCATCGGCGATCTGGTGCGCCGGTGCCGGCTGGTGATGGCCGGGGAACCGTTGCCCACACCGGACCCCATCGACCCCCGCTACCTGGAGTTGGCCGCCGGCGGGGTGGTTCACGTCGAGATGGTGCCCGGCGAAGGCCCGCACATCCACAACGTCACGATGATCGCGCCGGATCGACGCGGTCTGCTGTCCAAGGCGGCGGGTGTGCTGGCGCTCAATGCCCTTCGGGTGCACTCGGCCTCGGTCAACAGCCGCGACGGCGTGGCCATCAACACCTTCGCGGTCTCACCGCATTTCGGGACACCACCGGCCGCCGAACTGCTGCGCCAGCAGTTCATCCTCGCCCTGGACGGTCAGCTCGACGTCATCGAGACCCTCGAGCGCCGCGACCTGGAAAGCGCGGCCGCCGCTCCGCACCGGGCGGGGGAGACCCCGGCCTCGGTGCCGGTCAACCACACCATCGCCCCGCCGCGCATCCTGTGGACCGACGGCGGCGCCCCCGGTGAGTTCTTCGTCCAGGTCCGCGCGACCGACCGGCCCGGTCTGCTGTCCCGGCTGACCGCCGTCATCGAACGCGACGGCCTGGACATCAACTGGGCGAAGGTCACCACACTGGGGTCGGTGGTGATCGACGTCTTCAGCATCACGGTGCCCGCGCTGGCCGCCGGTGGGGACGCCGCCAAGATCGCCGAGGCCCGTGCCGAACTGGAACGTGATCTGTACGCCATGCTGCCCGCGCCGCCGCCGAAGAAGGTGTCCGAAGCGAGTTGA
- a CDS encoding molybdopterin-dependent oxidoreductase, producing the protein MTAIDVPLPEVRGNLDEPMSVTHISQCTLCEAHCGIHVTVTDDQVSRITGNPDDVFSKGYICPKATAMGGLHHDPDRLRTPMRRVGDSFEPVSWAEAFTEIGTRLRRVRRRHGVRALGMYLGNPAAHSSGAMYGLALRIALLTPNFYSASSIDQMPHEYAAWRVFGSNVLVPITDIDRTQRLVILGANPAVSNGSLSIMPGAKRRIKAVRDRGGKVVVIDPRRTETSRLADQHVAVRPGGDIYLLMGMLHVLINENLCDTASLDKVASGRRELADLVAHATPEAMATRAGVDADEIRTLAREHAAAESAAIYARIGICQQETGTLVSWLVMVINTVTGNLDRPGGTMFSTPIVDVPRLAKFIPVGHGLWTDRSGRYKAFRAELPAVAMADEILTEGPGKIRAMITYAGNPVSSIPQKGRLAEGLAQLDLYVAVDMYITETTRHADFILPPVSPLEREDVGLLTTIFSVRNNIRYQHRSFEPAIGALEDWEILSRLTFELLPAPLRQFAAPLREKFIAFANPLRVTAAALATGPYGRLRRGRKGITMKALRHSAGGIDLGPLQPRLGKVLATSDRRVHLAPEEFIADAAARLATPGEEPGAGRLQLIGRRNLRSNNSWLHNVPSMTGGQNICTVLMHPDDAVARGLAQGDTVRVTSEIGHIDIPLDISDEMRVGTVAVPHGWGHRDTGWQHANTLPGANVNDLHDPDQVDTFTGTAAVNNTWVTVTTP; encoded by the coding sequence ACGCTGTGCGAGGCGCACTGCGGCATCCACGTCACCGTCACCGATGACCAGGTCAGCCGCATCACCGGCAACCCAGACGATGTGTTCTCCAAGGGCTACATCTGTCCCAAGGCCACCGCGATGGGCGGCCTGCACCACGATCCGGACCGGCTGCGCACCCCGATGCGACGCGTCGGGGATTCCTTCGAACCGGTGAGTTGGGCCGAGGCCTTCACCGAGATCGGCACCCGACTGCGGCGTGTCCGCCGCAGGCACGGCGTGCGCGCGCTCGGCATGTACCTGGGCAACCCGGCTGCGCACAGTTCCGGGGCCATGTACGGACTCGCCTTGCGCATCGCGCTGCTCACCCCGAACTTCTACTCGGCCTCGTCCATCGACCAGATGCCGCACGAGTACGCCGCGTGGCGGGTGTTCGGGTCCAACGTCCTGGTGCCGATCACCGATATCGACCGCACCCAGCGGCTGGTCATCCTGGGGGCGAACCCGGCGGTGTCCAACGGTTCGCTGTCGATCATGCCCGGCGCCAAACGGCGCATCAAGGCGGTCCGGGACCGCGGCGGAAAGGTCGTGGTCATCGACCCCCGCCGCACCGAGACCTCCCGGCTGGCCGACCAGCACGTCGCGGTACGCCCGGGCGGCGACATCTACCTGCTGATGGGCATGCTGCATGTGCTCATCAACGAGAACCTCTGCGACACGGCGTCCCTGGACAAGGTGGCGAGCGGACGGCGCGAACTCGCCGACCTGGTGGCCCACGCCACCCCCGAGGCCATGGCCACCCGCGCGGGTGTCGATGCCGACGAGATACGGACGCTGGCCCGCGAGCACGCCGCCGCCGAATCGGCGGCGATCTACGCCCGCATCGGCATCTGCCAGCAGGAGACCGGCACGTTGGTGAGCTGGCTGGTCATGGTGATCAACACGGTCACCGGAAACCTGGACCGGCCGGGCGGCACGATGTTCTCCACGCCGATCGTCGACGTACCGCGGCTGGCCAAGTTCATCCCGGTCGGGCACGGCCTGTGGACCGACCGCTCCGGCCGGTACAAGGCGTTCCGCGCCGAACTGCCCGCGGTGGCGATGGCCGACGAGATCCTCACCGAGGGCCCGGGCAAGATCCGGGCGATGATCACCTACGCCGGCAATCCGGTGTCCTCGATCCCGCAGAAAGGCCGGCTCGCCGAGGGCCTGGCGCAGCTGGATCTGTATGTGGCAGTGGACATGTACATCACCGAAACCACCCGGCACGCCGATTTCATCCTGCCACCGGTATCCCCGCTGGAACGCGAGGACGTCGGCCTGCTCACCACCATCTTCAGCGTGCGCAACAACATTCGTTATCAGCACCGCAGCTTCGAGCCGGCGATCGGCGCCCTGGAGGACTGGGAGATCCTGAGCCGGTTGACCTTCGAACTGCTCCCGGCCCCGCTGCGCCAGTTCGCCGCACCGCTGCGGGAGAAGTTCATTGCCTTCGCCAACCCACTGCGGGTCACCGCCGCCGCATTGGCCACCGGCCCGTACGGGCGACTGCGTCGCGGCCGCAAGGGCATCACCATGAAGGCGCTGCGCCACAGTGCCGGCGGGATCGATCTGGGCCCGCTGCAGCCCCGGCTGGGCAAGGTGCTGGCCACCTCGGATCGCCGGGTACACCTGGCACCGGAGGAGTTCATCGCCGACGCCGCGGCCCGACTGGCCACCCCGGGCGAGGAGCCCGGTGCCGGTCGGCTGCAGCTGATCGGCCGACGGAATCTGCGCAGCAACAACTCCTGGCTGCACAACGTGCCGTCGATGACGGGTGGACAGAACATCTGCACGGTGCTGATGCATCCCGATGACGCGGTCGCCCGCGGCCTGGCCCAAGGCGACACCGTGCGCGTCACCTCGGAGATCGGGCACATCGACATCCCGCTGGACATCAGCGACGAGATGCGGGTGGGCACGGTGGCCGTGCCGCACGGTTGGGGCCACCGCGACACCGGGTGGCAGCACGCCAACACGCTGCCCGGCGCCAACGTCAACGATCTGCACGACCCCGATCAGGTGGACACCTTCACCGGCACGGCGGCGGTGAACAACACCTGGGTGACCGTGACCACGCCCTGA